Proteins from a genomic interval of Epinephelus fuscoguttatus linkage group LG16, E.fuscoguttatus.final_Chr_v1:
- the agpat5 gene encoding 1-acyl-sn-glycerol-3-phosphate acyltransferase epsilon: MLLSLVVHTYSLRYWFPATVMLGTAPAYLLSWGTWRLLSAVLPARVYHKWDDRLYSIYQSMVLFFFENYTGVEIVIYGDIPKNKENVIYLSNHQCTADWIIADMLAIRQSALGHVRYVLKDGLKWLPLYGWYFAQHGGVYVKRSSRFNEAAMRKKLLTQTQRGTPMYLVIFPEGTRYNPELKNVIADSQAFATKEGLAVLKHTLTPRMKASHIALQSMKDHLSAVYDVTVAYEGTRDASGQRRPAPSMPEFLCKECPRVHIHFDRVDIKEIPSEPLFFRRWLHERFEIKDRLLTNFYESEDADKLCRFPGEGKRSPLNLSKTLPSVMILGGLTLPLLLTENGRKLYVRTWVYGTLLGWLWVNAFP; encoded by the exons ATGCTGCTCTCCTTGGTTGTGCACACATACTCGCTGCGGTACTGGTTTCCAGCCACGGTCATGCTGGGGACAGCTCCAGCTTATCTGCTGTCATGGGGCACTTGGCGCTTACTTTCAGCTGTCCTGCCAGCGAGGGTGTATCACAAGTGGGACGACCGGTTGTACTCCATCTACCAGAGTATGGTCCTGTTCTTCTTTGAGAACTACACAGGAGTTGAG ATTGTTATATATGGAGATATACCAAAGAACAAAGAGAACGTGATCTACCTGTCTAATCACCAGTGCACAG CTGACTGGATCATTGCTGACATGCTCGCCATCAGGCAGAGTGCTCTTGGCCACGTCAGGTACGTCCTTAAAGATGGACTCAAGTGGCTCCCGTTGTACGGATGGTATTTCGCTCAG CATGGAGGGGTATACGTGAAACGAAGTTCAAGGTTTAATGAAGCAGCGATGAGGAAGAAGCTCCTCACTCAGACTCAGCGTGGAACACCA ATGTACCTTGTCATCTTCCCAGAAGGAACTCGGTATAATCCAGAGCTCAAGAATGTTATCGCTGACAGTCAGGCTTTTGCTACGAAAGAAG GACTGGCTGTCCTgaagcacacactcacacccagaATGAAGGCCTCTCACATCGCCCTCCAGTCCATGAAGGACCACCTGAGTGCTGTGTATGATGTCACGGTGGCCTATGAGGGAACGCGGGATGCCTCTGGTCAAAGAAGACCTGCACCATCAATGCCCG AATTCCTGTGCAAAGAATGTCCCAGAGTCCACATACACTTTGACCGCGTGGACATAAAGGAAATTCCTTCAGAGCCACTGTTTTTCCGCAGGTGGCTGCACGAGCGGTTCGAAATCAAGGACCG GCTGCTGACAAATTTCTACGAGTCGGAGGATGCAGACAAACTATGCAGGTTCCCCGGGGAAGGAAAACGTTCTCCTCTGAACCTTTCAAAAACCCTCCCATCAGTGATGATCTTGGGGGGACTGACACTGCCATTACTGCTGACAGAGAATGGCAGGAAACTGTACGTGAGAACCTGGGTGTACGGGACACTGCTGGGCTGGCTGTGGGTGAACGCGTTTCCTTAA
- the tmem14a gene encoding transmembrane protein 14A → MAVDWVGFGYAAAILFGGFMGYKRKGSVMSLMAGLVFGLFSAYGAYNVSNNPSDIKVSLLASGVLAVVMGTRYKRSGKLMPAGIMAGLSLLMVFRLLLHLIV, encoded by the exons ATGGCAGTGGACTGGGTTGGATTTGGCTATGCTGCAGCCATCCTCTTCGGGGGATTTATGGGATACAAGAGAAAAG GCAGCGTGATGTCCCTGATGGCTGGTttagtttttggtttgttttctgcTTATGGTGCATACAACGTCTCCAATAACCCAAGTGACATCAAGGTGTCATTGC ttgCTTCTGGGGTCCTCGCAGTGGTGATGGGAACGAGATACAAGAGATCTGGGAAATTAATGCCTGCTGGCATTATGGCAGGGCTGAG TTTGTTGATGGTGTTTCGACTGCTACTACATCTCATCGTGTGA
- the LOC125903709 gene encoding glutathione S-transferase A1-like isoform X2: protein MSGRPMLYYLNGRGRMESIRWLLTVAEVDFDEVYLTSRDQYLKLLSDGALMFQQVPMVEIDGMKLVQTKAILNYIAEKYNLHGKDIKDRVMINMYSEGAMDLMEMIMKLPLSADKKAALETIESKAKERYLPVFEKALTGPIYLVGGKLSCADVQLLECTLMLEEKFPGILAGFPSVKSFQGRMRMIPAISRFLQPGSKRKPQPDEKLLKTAMEVFNITLPLP from the exons ATGTCTGGAAGACCTATGCTGTACTACCTCAATGGGAGAGGTCGGATGGAGTCAATCCGTTGGCTTTTGACAGTTGCAGAGGTTGAT TTTGATGAGGTTTATCTGACATCTCGTGACCAGTATTTAAAACTCCTGAGTG ATGGAGCTCTCATGTTTCAACAGGTTCCCATGGTGGAAATTGATGGCATGAAGCTCGTTCAGACAAAAGCAATCTTGAATTACATCGCAGAGAAGTACAATCTTCATGGGAAAGATATCAAAGACCGTGTCAT GATCAACATGTACTCAGAAGGAGCGATGGATCTTATGGAAATGATCATGAAGTTGCCCTTGAGTGCAGATAAAAAAGCAGCACTGGAAACCattgaaagcaaagcaaaggaACGCTACCTTCCTGTGTTTGAAAAA GCGCTGACTGGGCCCATTTACCTGGTGGGAGGTAAGCTAAGCTGTGCAGACGTGCAGCTGCTTGAATGCACCCTGATGTTGGAGGAGAAATTCCCTGGAATCCTCGCTGGGTTTCCCAGCGTCAAG TCTTTCCAGGGCAGGATGAGAATGATTCCCGCCATCAGCAGATTCCTGCAGCCAGGCAGCAAGAGGAAGCCACAGCCAGATGAAAAATTATTGAAGACCGCCATGGAG GTGTTCAACATCACATTACCACTCCCATGA
- the gsta.1 gene encoding glutathione S-transferase, alpha tandem duplicate 1 — protein sequence MSGKVVLYYFNGRGKMESVRWLLTVAEVEFDEVFLTTRDQYLKLLSDGALMFQQVPMVEIDGMKLIQTKAILNYIAEKYNLHGKDIKDRVMINMYSEGLMDLMEMIMMLPFTPDVKPKLENIQSKAKERYLPVFEKVLTGPIYLVGGKLSCADVQLLECTLMLEEKFPGILAGFPSVKSFQGRMTQIPAIGRFLQPGSKRKPQPDDHYVKTVMEVFNITLPLP from the exons ATGTCGGGCAAAGTTGTGCTGTACTACTTCAATGGGAGAGGGAAAATGGAGTCAGTCCGTTGGCTTTTGACTGTTGCAGAGGTTGAA TTTGATGAGGTTTTTCTGACAACTCGTGACCAGTATTTAAAACTGCTAAGTG ATGGAGCTCTCATGTTTCAACAGGTTCCCATGGTGGAAATTGATGGCATGAAGCTCATTCAGACAAAGGCAATCTTGAATTACATCGCAGAGAAGTACAATCTTCATGGGAAAGATATCAAAGACCGTGTCAT GATCAACATGTACTCAGAGGGACTGATGGATCTCATGGAAATGATCATGATGTTGCCCTTCACCCCAGATGTAAAACCAAAGTTGGAGAACATTCAGAGCAAAGCAAAGGAACGCTACCTTCCTGTGTTTGAAAAG GTGCTGACTGGGCCCATTTACCTGGTGGGAGGTAAGCTAAGCTGTGCAGACGTGCAGCTGCTTGAATGCACCCTGATGTTGGAGGAGAAATTCCCTGGAATCCTCGCTGGGTTTCCCAGCGTCAAG TCTTTCCAGGGCAGGATGACACAGATTCCTGCCATCGGCAGATTCCTGCAGCCAGGCAGCAAGAGGAAGCCACAGCCAGATGACCACTACGTGAAAACCGTCATGGAGGTGTTCAACATCACATTACCACTCCCATGA
- the LOC125903708 gene encoding glutathione S-transferase A1-like, translating to MSGKVVLHYINGRGKMESIRWLLAAAEVEFDEVFLTTRDQYLKLLSDGALMFQQVPMVEIDGMKLIQTKAILNYIAEKYNLHGKDIKDRVMINMYSEGLMDLMEMIMKLPLSADIEAKMENIQSKAKERYLPVFEKALTGPIYLVGGKLSCADVQLLECTLMLEEKFPGILAGFPNVKSFQGRMTQIPAISRFLQPGSKRKPQPDENFAKTAMEVFNITLPLP from the exons ATGTCGGGCAAAGTTGTGCTGCACTATATCAATGGGAGAGGGAAAATGGAGTCAATCCGTTGGCTTTTGGCGGCTGCAGAAGTCGAA TTTGATGAGGTTTTTCTGACAACTCGTGACCAGTATTTAAAACTGCTGAGTG ATGGAGCTCTCATGTTTCAACAGGTTCCCATGGTGGAAATTGATGGCATGAAGCTCATTCAGACAAAAGCAATCTTGAATTACATCGCAGAGAAGTACAATCTTCATGGGAAAGATATCAAAGACCGTGTCAT GATCAACATGTACTCAGAGGGACTGATGGATCTCATGGAAATGATCATGAAGTTGCCCTTGAGCGCGGATATAGAGGCAAAAATGGAGAACATTCAGAGCAAAGCAAAGGAACGCTACCTTCCTGTGTTTGAAAAG GCGCTGACTGGGCCCATTTACCTGGTGGGAGGTAAGCTAAGCTGTGCAGACGTGCAGCTGCTTGAATGCACCCTGATGTTGGAGGAGAAATTCCCTGGAATCCTCGCTGGGTTTCCCAACGTCAAG TCTTTCCAGGGCAGGATGACACAGATTCCTGCCATCAGCAGATTCCTGCAGCCAGGCAGCAAGAGGAAGCCACAGCCAGATGAAAACTTCGCGAAGACTGCCATGGAGGTGTTCAACATCACGTTACCACTCCCATGA
- the LOC125903709 gene encoding glutathione S-transferase A1-like isoform X1, with the protein MSGRPMLYYLNGRGRMESIRWLLTVAEVDFDEVYLTSRDQYLKLLSDGALMFQQVPMVEIDGMKLVQTKAILNYIAEKYNLHGKDIKDRVMINMYSEGAMDLMEMIMKLPLSADKKAALETIESKAKERYLPVFEKALTGPIYLVGGKLSCADVQLLECTLMLEEKFPGILAGFPSVKSFQGRMRMIPAISRFLQPGSKRKPQPDEKLLKTAMEVFNITLPLP; encoded by the exons ATGTCTGGAAGACCTATGCTGTACTACCTCAATGGGAGAGGTCGGATGGAGTCAATCCGTTGGCTTTTGACAGTTGCAGAGGTTGAT TTTGATGAGGTTTATCTGACATCTCGTGACCAGTATTTAAAACTCCTGAGTG ATGGAGCTCTCATGTTTCAACAGGTTCCCATGGTGGAAATTGATGGCATGAAGCTCGTTCAGACAAAAGCAATCTTGAATTACATCGCAGAGAAGTACAATCTTCATGGGAAAGATATCAAAGACCGTGTCAT GATCAACATGTACTCAGAAGGAGCGATGGATCTTATGGAAATGATCATGAAGTTGCCCTTGAGTGCAGATAAAAAAGCAGCACTGGAAACCattgaaagcaaagcaaaggaACGCTACCTTCCTGTGTTTGAAAAA GCGCTGACTGGGCCCATTTACCTGGTGGGAGGTAAGCTAAGCTGTGCAGACGTGCAGCTGCTTGAATGCACCCTGATGTTGGAGGAGAAATTCCCTGGAATCCTCGCTGGGTTTCCCAGCGTCAAG TCTTTCCAGGGCAGGATGAGAATGATTCCCGCCATCAGCAGATTCCTGCAGCCAGGCAGCAAGAGGAAGCCACAGCCAGATGAAAAATTATTGAAGACCGCCATGGAGGTGTTCAATATCACATTACCACTCCCATGA